Genomic segment of Desulfomicrobium apsheronum:
GCGGCGAAGCGGCCAACGGGCACTACGGGCTTCAGGGCGGAGTCATTTACGGCCAGGACGTGCCGGGCATGGCCCTGATCCGCGAACTGACCAAGGATGAGCCGCAGATGACCCACTACGTCCGCGGATTCGTGTCCGCCATGGTCATGTGCGAGGGCATGAAGATGGCCAAGGCCAAAGGCGAGGTGACGGGCGAGAGCATCAAGGACGCGCTCGAAACCATGCGCGATTTCGATCCTGAGGGGCTCGCTCCGGCCATCAGCTACTTCGCCGATGACCACCGTCCGAACCTTTCGGTGAACATCACCGCCTTCAAGGACGGCAAGCTCGAATTCGTCAAGACCGAAACCCTGGAGCGCAAGAAGGAATGGCTCGGCCATTAGACGCGAATTGTGGAGGCGGAGCGCCAAGCCGTTCCCGCCTCCACAATCACGCGGACGGCTCTTTTCAATCAACAGCAACTTCTTGAGAACAAAGCATGAACATCCTCCAAGTGATGAACCTGGAAGTGGTCTACAACGATGTGGTCCTGGTTTTGAAAGGCCTGTCCCTGGACGTGACCACGGGCAGCATCACCACCCTCCTGGGCGCCAACGGGGCGGGCAAGTCCACGACGCTCAAGGCCATTTCCGGCCTGCTGGCCGGAGAGAACGGCAAGGTCACCTCCGGGTCCATCATGTACGACGGCACGGAGACGGTCCGTCTTGTGCCGGAGAAACTGGTCCGGGCCGGAGTTTTTCAGGTCATGGAAGGACGGCGCATCTTCGAGGACCTGACCGTGGAGGAAAATCTGCGCTGCGGCGGGTACACGCAACCCGCGCGCCTTTTTGCCCACAACTCCGAAAAGGTGTACGCGTATTTCCCAAGACTCAAAGAACGCCGCCATCAGCTGGCGGGCTACATGTCCGGCGGCGAGCAGCAGATGCTGGCCATCGGGCGGGCGGTCATGGCCAGTCCCAAGCTGCTGCTCCTCGACGAACCGTCCCTGGGGCTGGCGCCGCTTCTGGTGGAGGAAATTTTCGAGATCGTGGGCAAGATCAACAAGACCGAAGGCGTGAGCGTGCTGCTGGTGGAGCAGAACGCGCGCATGGCCCTGTCCCTGGCCGATTATGGCTACATCATGGAGAACGGGCGCATCGTCATGGACGGCAAGGGCGAAGAGTTGCTGCGCAACCCGGATGTGCAGGAGTTCTATCTTGGTCTCGGACATGGCGGGGAAAAACGCAGCTATCGCGACATCAAACATTACAGACGCAGAAAACGCTGGCTCGGATGAAGACATCGCGCTCAGGGCCGTTCCCGTGCAGTGACTTCACCCCAACGACCCCAGCCATCTGAAAACATCTCCAAACATCTCCAAACCTCTATTGATCGGAGCGTTCATGGACAGGACAAAGGGCTACTATCACGATCTGGAAACCGACTCCCAATCCATAAGGACAAGCAAGCAATGCAACGCCATTCAGGATATGGTGAAAAAGGCGTTGTCCTTTGATGGGGAGTTTCGTGAACGGCTCGCATCGGCGGGCGTCGTGGCGGATGAAATCCGTTCCCTGGACGATTTCACGTCCATCCCCGTGTTGCGCAAAAAGGACCTGTCCCGGCTACAGCGCGAGAAGGGGCTGGCCTGGTTTCTGCCCGGAGTCCCGGGAACTCTGGCGCGCATCTATCAGTCTCCCGGTCCCATCTACGACCCCGAAGGCCGGGGGCCGGACTACTGGGGCTGGACCGAGGCTTTTCATGCCGCCGGCTTTCGCTCCGGCGATCTGGCGCAGATGACCTTCAGCTACCATCTCACCCCTGCCGGACTGATGCTCGAAGAGCCCCTGCGCGCCCTCGGTTGCGCCGTGATCCCGGCCGGACCGGGAAACTCCTCCGTGCAGTTGCAGCTCATGCAGGAATTACCCGTAACGGCCTTCGTGGGCATGACCAGTTTTCTCAAGACCCTGGGCGAAAAGGCCAGGGACAAGGGGCTCGACCCGAAAAGGGATTTCGGGCTGCGGGTCGCCTTCGTGGCCGCGGAACGCCTGCCGGAAAGCCTGCGCACGGAAGTGCAGGACATGTTCGGCATGATCATCCGTCAGGGCTACGGCACGGCCGACGTGGGCTGCATCGCCTACGAGTGCCCGGAGCTTGGCGGCATGCACCTCTCAAGCCGCTGTTTCGTCGAGATCTGCGATCCGGCCACGGGGCGGCCAGTGCCCACGGGAGAGGTCGGCGAAGTGGTGGTCACGCCGTTCACCCCGGACTATCCCCTGATCCGTCTGGCCACCGGAGACCTTTCGCGCCTCGATGACTCCGACTGCCCCTGCGGCCGCACGGCGCCGAAGCTGCAAGGCATTCTGGGACGGGTGGACGACACCGCCAAGGTTCGCGGACAGTTCGTCTATACCGCCCAGGTCGCGCAGGCCTTGAGCCGTTTTCCGCAGGTCCTGCGTCATCAGGTGGTGGTGAACAACGACGGCGGCAAGGAAACCCTGACCCTGCGCATCGAAACCAATGGCCCGGCGGACCACGGCGCCATCGCCGCGGGTTTTCAGGAAGTGATCAAGCTGCGGCCGGTCGTGGTCACCCTCGGCCTGGGGGAAACCATCCCGGAAGGCGCCCCGGCCCTTGTTGACGAACGCACATACGATTAGGAAACAGACATGACGAAATTCCCATCCTATCCCGTCCTGCTCGTCGATGATGAGGACACGTGGCTGCGGTCCTTTTCCCTGGCGCTCAAATCCCACGGAATCGACAACATCATCTGCTGCAACGACAGCACCACGGTGCCCGAAATCCTGGCCAAGACCGAAATCGAGGTCATGGCCGTGGATCTGGCCATGCCCGGCATGTCCGGACAGGACCTCATCGACAGCGTGTCCGCGACCAATCCGGACATTCCCATCCTGGTCATCACCGGCATGAGCCAAGTGGAGACGGCGGTGCAATGCATCAAGCGCGGTGCCTTCGACTTTTTCGTCAAGACCAACGACAAGAGCAGCCTTGTCTCCGGCATCAGGCACGCCATCGAAATCCGCGAACTCAAGCGCGAAAACAGCAGCCTGCGCACCCGCTTCCTGCAGGACACCCTGGAGCACCCCGAGACCTTTGCGCCCATCGTGACCTGCTCCAAGGCCATGCGCTCCATCTTCCAGTACATCGAGGCCATCGCGCGCAGCACCCAGCCCGTGCTCATCACCGGCGAATCCGGGGTCGGCAAGGAACTGGTGGCCAAGGTCATTCACGATTTGAGCGGACGACAGGGCGAATTCGTGCCCGTCAACGTGGCCGGCCTCGATGACAACATCTTTGCCGACGCCCTGTTCGGGCACAAGAAGGGAGCCTTCACCGGCGCCGACAGAGCCCGCCCCGGCCTGGTGGAAAACGCCAAGGCTGGCACCCTTTTTCTGGACGAGATCGGCGACCTCCCCCAGGCCTCGCAGGTCAAACTGCTGCGTCTGGTGCAGGAACGCGAATACCTGCCCATCGGCTCCGACGTGACCCGCAAGACCGATGCCCGCATCATCGCGGCCACCAACGTGGACCCCGGCGTCATGGCCGAGGCGGAACGCTTCCGGTCCGACCTGTACTACCGCCTGCGCGCCCATCACGTGCACCTGCCCCCCTTGCGCGAGCGCCGCGAGGACCTGCCCCTCCTGATCGACCACTTCATGCGCCAGGGCTGCCAGCAGCGCAAACGCCCCGCAGTGCCGGTCGAGCTTCTGAACCTGCTCGCAAGCTACGACTTTCCGGGCAACATACGCGAACTGCGATTCCTGATTCTGGACGCCCTGAGCTGCTCCGGAGACGACGAACTGAACCTGGACCGCATCAAGGCGCATGTGCGCAAGAACCCCGCCGCATCGCGCAAGGTCCTGCCCGGGGAAGGCACGCGCCTGCAATTCGGCCCGGAACTGCCGACCCTGAAGCATGTCTGCGCCGAACTCGTGCGCGAGGCCATGCGCCGCACCGGAAACAATCAGGCCCTGGCCGCGAGCATGCTGGGAGTATCCCGGCAGGCGCTCAACAAGCGCCTCAACAAGCTGCGCCAGATGGAGGGCCCTGAAGAGTGAACGCCGGCCGGGAAGATCTGCTGCAGAGGCTGCGCGAGCTGGAACGCTCCAACCGCCAGCTCACCCGCGAAGTGCAGGACCTGCGCGCCCTGATCGACACGCCGCTCAATGTCATGCTTTTTTCCCTCGACCTGAACTACAATTACATCACCTTCAACCAGGCCCACCGGGAATTCGTCAAACACAACTGGAACCTCGACATCCACCCCGGCATGCACGTTTTCGATGTCCTGAACGAGCCCGATGAGCGCGTAACCTCCCGCCGCAATTTCGACCGCGTCCTGGCGGGCGAATCCTACATCCTGCGGCGCAAGTACAGAAAACCCAAAGGGGAGATCGGCTTCTACCAGAACACCTACGTGCCCTTGCAGCGCGGAGGGGAAATTCTCGGGGCCGTGGTCTTTGCCCACGACATCACCGAATGGAGCGAGCGCGAAGAGGAAGGCAAGAAATACCGCGCCATTTTCGAAAAGGCCCTGGAGGGCATCTACCGTTCCACGTCCAAGGGACGATTCATCGAAGCCAACCGGGAAATGGCCCGCATCCTTGGCTACGACTCACCTCAGGATCTCATGTCCACGATCACCAACATCAGCCGCCAGCTCTACTGCGACCCCGACGACAGGGAGCTGGTCTTCTCCATCCTGCGCCGCGACGGAGTGCTCAAGGATTTCGAGACCCGCATGCGTCGCAAGGACGGCAGTGAAATCTGGGTGGAATTCAACGCCCGGATCGAAAAGGACGATCAGGAACGCACGGTGTTCATCGAGGGCAAGCTGACGGACATCACCACCCGCAAGGAAGCGGAGTACAAGGCCCAGCTGCGTGGACAGAAGATGATCCAGGCGGACAAGATGGCATCCCTTGGCGTGCTGGTGGCCGGAGTGGCCCATGAAATCAACAACCCCAACAGCTTTCTGACGCTGAACCTGCCGCTCCTGCGCGACGTCTGGGCCGACGCCCTGCACGTGCTGGACGAATACCAGGAAGAACATGGGGATTTCGTGCTCGGCGGACTCGAATATTCGGAACTCAGGCAGCAGATGCCGCTGCTGCTGCAGGGCATGGTGGACGGGTCGGAGCGGATCAAGGATATCGTTTCAAGGCTCAAGGACTATTCCCGCCAACGTCCCGAAGGGGAACGCGAGACGACCGACGTGAACAGCGTCGTGGCCGGAGCCCTGGCCTTCGTGCGCCAGAAACTGAAAACCGCGGCCCCGGGCTATCTCGTCAGGCTGGGGGCGGAGCCCGTTCTGGTGGAAGCCGACCTGCAGCGCCTCATCCAGGTGCTCATCAATCTGCTGGTCAACGCCTGCGAAGCCGTGCCCGCCTCAGGCGGCGAGATCACGTTGCAGGTCCTGTCCAGATACGGGGAGGACAAGGCCTGGGCCGGAGTGGAAGTGCGCGACAACGGCTGCGGCATCCTCCCCCACGATCTCAAATACATTCAGGACCCGTTCTTCACCACCAAACGGGAACTGGGCGGAACGGGACTTGGCCTGTCCATCTCCTCGGCCATCATGCACGACCATGGCGGCCGCCTGGAATTCTCATCCCCGCCCGGCCAGGGCACCTGCGTACGCATGCTCCTGCCCATGATGCGGTGATGCGGTGATGCGGTGAATAGTGAATAGTGAATAGTGTGCGGAAAAAACATGTTACGAGCAAGGACTTACCCTCACTGCCTTCCATTCACCATTCACCAATCACCATTCACTATTCATTCTTCTCTATCATCCGCTCCTTCACGATGGCGCTGTCCATGGCGAAGTCGATGATCCCGGATACAAGGTAGCCAAGGGCCACAAGCACAAGCAACGCAATCACAAGCTTCACGGTCTGCCGGGGCTGTTTCCAGAACAGGAACACGACGACCGCGCCCACTCCCAACCCGATCAGCGGATTGGACATGATCCAGGCCCAAATCCCCATGATGAATGCGTGCATGCGCGCCTCCGGTTATTTTTTCATGTTCACGAACTGCAAGGGCAACTCGAACTCGGATCCTCTCAAGAGCGCCATGACCTCCTGCAGATCGTCGATCTTCTTGCCGGAGACCCGCACCTGTTCGTCCTGGATGGCGGCCTGGACCTTGAGCTTGCTGTCCTTGATCAGCTTGACCAGCTTGCGGGCGGCATCCTTGTCTATGCCATCGTGCAGCTTGATTTCCTGCTTGAGCTGACCACGGGAGGTGTTTTCAGACTCCCCGAACTCCAGGGCCTTGGGGTCGACCTTGCGGCGCACGAAATGCGAGATGAGCATCTCCCGTATGGCCCGTATCTTCATCTCGTCTCCGGTTACCAGAGAGAGGGTTTTCGTCTTGCGATTGAACTCCATTTCCGTGATCACGCCCTTGAAGTCGTACCGGGTCTCGACTTCCTTACGCACATTGTTCACCGCATTATCAACTTCCTGCAAATCGATTTCATTCACAATATCAAAAGATGGCATTGATCCTCCTTTTGGTCTCGCCTTCTCTCACAACATGCACGCATGCTGACCTCAAATCCCCATCGTCGTCAAGCTTCCCAGACAGATGTATTTCCCTGGCAAGAAAATCGAGACCCCGAAAACCCACATATTTCCTCAAAGGATTCAGACACGTTCACAATGATCCTCCCGGCAATCAGGAACAGACATAACAGATTGTCAACAAAGCATTTGACATTCCATCATTCTCTACTATGAAGTAAGCTACTTTGTCTGACGGATTACAGCGTTATCAATGACCCTATTATAGCTATGGAGTAAACATGGAAGATTATCTGAAGCAAGCAATCGAAATCGTGAAGGCCCAGGCTTCTGTCCGCAACATGAACGAAGACGAAATCACCTCGATGATCCGCGCCCTGACGCAGAGCATTCGTGGCGTCGCCGAAGGCGTTGTCCCCGTTGTCGACACCGAGCCCGCCGTGGATCCCAAGAACGCAATCCGTGAAAAGAGCGTCATCTGCTGCGAATGCGGCAAGTCCTTCAAGGTTCTGACCAAGCGCCACCTGGCCACCCACGGTCTGACCCCCGAAGAGTACCGTGAAAAGTACGGCTACAAGAAGGGCACCTCGCTGGTCGCCAAGTCCCTGGCTCGCGACCGCCGCAAGACCATGCAGGGCATGAAGCTCTGGGAAAAGCGCAAGAAGGCCGTCAAGACCCCGGCATAAATGCAAGAAACCCTCATTATGAGGGTTTTTTTACGCCCATGGACAAAGATTGCCAAGCAGGACAGGCATGGCTGAAACAATCACCATGCCCGCTTTTTGATTTAAAATCACTGAACTTTCTTTCCCAGAAGCCCCAGCCTTCACCCCCTGATTTCGAACCAGACCACAGCCCCCCGCCCGCGCTGCCCCGGGTTGATGCGCTTCAGGGCCTCGACCTTTGGGAATTTCTCCCAAAAACCGGGAATAATACCCAGTTCATCATCCCAAAATGACCAGGAAAATGGGATGCGATCCTATCGACACGACCGCGCTCCAAACATAGATAATCTATTGAATTTCTCCATGCTCCACCATTGACCGCCTGCTCGAAACGCGTGCCGATGCGTAGCGCCACCACGGATTCCCTACCCGGTTCTCTGGTGGCGACGTGCGTTTTGGAGAAACACAATACTCAAATTTGCATACGGGAGACGAAAACGATGATCCAATGGCCCAAAAGCAACGATGTTCTCGGCACCACCAATCGCGGTAACCCGGCCGAATCCGGCCTGTGCACGTTATGCCGCTCGGACTGTGCCGGAAAGTGCGAAACTTGGATGTCCTGCCTCAAGGGCAGGCACATGCTCTATCCCCGGGATTTCGGATCCGTCACCGCCGGCAGCGCGAACACCTGTCATGTCGGCGTGAGCTACAATTCTCTGCGCATCCAGGGCTTCAGCTACGGCGCCCAGGGCGTCGCCGCCGGGCGCACCACCAATCCCGATGACTGTCTCTTCACCAACGTCTCCCTGGAAACGTCCTTCGGCGCTACGGAAAAGACCAAGGTGCGCATGCCGCTCATGACCGGCGCCCTGGGTTCCACGTTCATCGCCGCCAAATACTGGGACTCCTTTGCCGCCGGTTGCGCGCTGATCGGCATCCCGATCGTGGTCGGTGAAAACGTCGTCGGCGTGGACCGCGCCTCCAGCATGTCCGGCGGCCGCATCGAGAAATCCCCCGAACTGGACCGCCGCATCGAGATCTACAACCGCTATTCCGACGGCTACGGCACCATGATCGTGCAGCTCAACGTCGAGGACGCACGCAACGGCGTGGCCGAATACGTCATCGAAAAGTACGGCAACAAGGTCTGCATCGAACTCAAATGGGGCCAGGGCGCCAAGAACATCGGCGGCGAGATCGAAGTCACGAGCCTTGACTACGCCCTGTTCCTGAAGAAACGCGGCTACCTGCTCGATCCGGATCCGGAACTCCCCGAAGTGCAGGACGCCTTCAAGGCCGGAGCCATCAAGGGCTTCGCCCGTCACAGCCGTCTGGGCTACACCGACCTGCCGTCCTCCGACGCCGTGCACCAGAACTTCATGGAAACCGTGGCCTACCTGCGCGGGCTCGGCTACACCAAGATTTCGCTCAAGACCGGCTCCTACGGCATGGAAGCCCTGGCCATGGCCATCAAGTATGCCACCGACGCCAATCTCGACCTGCTGACCATCGACGGCTCCGGCGGCGGCACGGGCATGAGCCCCTGGAACATGATGGAGACCTGGGGCGTGCCGTCCATCCTGCTGCACTCCAAGGCCATAGAATACGGCAACATCCTGGCCTCCCAGGGCAAGAAGGTCGTGGACATGTCCTTTGCCGGCGGCCTGGCCCGCGAGGACCACATCTTCAAGGCCCTGGCGCTGGGCGCTCCCTTCGTCAAACTGATCTGCATGGGCCGCACCCTCATGATCCCCGGTTTCCTGGGCTCCAACATCGAAGGTGCGCTGAACCCCGAGCGCAAGGAAAAAGTCGCCGGCAACTGGGACAGTCTGCCCAAGACCGTCAGGGACATCGGCGAAAGCCCCGAGCAGATCTTTGCCGGCTACGAGTCCCTGAAGGCCAAAATCGGAGCCGACGAGATGAAGACCGTGCCCTACGGCGCCATCGCCGCCTGGACCCTGGCCGACAAGCTCGGCGCCGGCCTGCAGCAGCTCCTGGCCGGCGCACGCAAGTTCTCGGTCACCGAGATCACCCGTGGGGACATCGTCTCCGCCAACCGCGAAACCGCGCACGAGACCGGCATCCGGTTCATTACCGACGTGCAGGACGAAATCGCACGCAAGATCCTGGCCTGATCCTCATGAATCCCCAGGGGCGGACCGGCCGCATGCCGGTTCCGCCCCTGGCACCCTGCCCCGTCCTGTGCTACACGGCCAACGCGCCCGTTGCCCAGGAGAAACGCCCATGACCATCCACCCCGACAGTACCGACAGTTTTCCAGCCTCAAGCGAGGAGTGGAGGATGTTTGTGGCCCAGAGCCGCAAGACCCAGCACGACCTGCTTGAGCGCATAAAAGAGCTCAACTGCCTCTACGGCATCAGTCGGCTGGCCCAAAACCGTGAACAACCACTAGGCGAACTCCTGACCGGCATCGCCGACCTGATCCGCGCTTCCTGGCAATATCCCGACATCGCCTGCGCCTCCATCCGCCTCGGCGACACGCGCCACAACTCCGGCAACTTCGTGCGCACCCGCTGGTGCCAGTCCAGCCCCGTCATCATCGAGGCAGAGGAATGCGGCGCGGTCGAGGTCTGCTACCTGGAGGAGCGCCCGGACAGCGATGAAGGCCCGTTTCTGCGGGAGGAGCGCAGCCTCATCGACGCCGTGGCCGATCAGGTCGGCCGCATCGTGGCCCAGCGCCGGGCAGAGGAGCAGATGCGCGCCCTGTCCCAGGAACTGATCATGGCCCAGGAAAATGAACGCCAGCGCATCGCCCGCGAACTGCACGATCACCTGGCCCAGGATCTCTCCCTGGCCCGGGCCGACCTGGAGCGCATCGGGGGCAGCCTGCCTGAAGGGGGCCCTTGGCGCGCCCAGACCGGAGTCATCGCCGAAAGAATCGGCACGGCCATCCGCTCCATCCGGGACCTGGCTTACGGCCTGCTCCCGCCGGGGCTGACCGAGCTTGGGCTGGTCGAGACCGTGCTCGCGCACTGCGAGGACTTCTCCCTGCGCCACGGCATCGCCGTCGATGTCTTTGCCGACGGACTTGGCGGAGTCGCCTTCGACTTCGACACCCAGATCAACATCTACCGCCTCATCCAGGAAGCCCTGAACAATGTGCGCAAACACGCCAAGGCCAGCCGCGTGACCATCCGCCTGCTCGGCTCCTACCCGAATCTGCTGGTGCGCATCGAAGACGACGGCTGCGGAGCCGACATGGACCGCTGCCTGTCCCAGGCCGGTCGCACCAAACGCATGGGCCTGTGGAGCATGCGCGAGCGGGTCAAGCTCCTGGGCGGCAAGATCAGCTTTCGTTCCAAACCCGGACAAGGCCTGCACATCCGCATCGAAACCCCGCTCAACAGGAGCAGCAATGAGCACGCCTAAACGCATCCTCATCATCGACGATCACCCGCTCTACCGTGACGGTCTGAAGGCCCGCCTCGGCACCAGACCCGACCTCTGCGTCGTCGGCGAGGCCGGAACCTGCGCCGAAGGGCTGCGCCTGACCCAAACCCTGGCCCCGGACCTGGCGGTCATCGACATCTCCCTGCCCGACGGCAGCGGCATCGAACTCACCCGCGAACTCCGCGCCTCGCAGCCGGACCTGCCCGTGCTCATCGTCAGCATGCACGCCAAGCTCGATTTCATCGCCGCCGCCTTTCAGGCCGGAGCCAGCGGCTACATGTCCAAGGAATCAGGGGGCGAAGGAATCCTGCAAGCCATCGGCACCGTCCTCTCCGGCGGTCAATACCTCGACGGCTCCCTCTCGCCCTCGGTGCTGCGCCGTCTGAGCGACATCTCCGGCCGCAAGGCCAAGACCCTGGACGCGTCCTATGGCAGTCTCTCGCTGCGCGAACAGCAGGTCATGCGCCTTCTGGCCGAAGGACTGACCCCGGAGGAGATCGCGGCCAAGCTCTTCGTGTCCCGCAAGACCATCCTCAACCACCGCTACGCCATCATGACCAAGCTCGGCATAAAAAGCCCCGTGGCCTTCGTACGCCACGCCGCGCGCCTCGGGTTGATCGAAATCGACGACTGATCCGGCAATCGCGAAATTTCGGCGACAACGCCATTTGCGTCTTTACCCTGACGGGCGATCATGGTTACAGATGAATGAGAACGCCGCGAGGGCTCCCACCACGCAGGCCAAAGTTCAAACAGTCCGTTTTCATCAAGGATTTCTTCATGCTCCGCTCTTTAGCATTTCTGCTGCTGGTCGTCCTGCTGGTTCTGGCCAACGGCTTTTTCGTGGCTTCGGAATTCGCCCTCGTGGGAGTGCGTCGTTCACGTATCGCAACCCTTGCGGACAGCGGAAACAGAAAAGCCAAACTGCTGTTGCGCCTCATCGATCACCTGAACGCCTACATCTCCGCCACCCAGCTTGGCATCACCCTGTCCTCCCTTGCCCTGGGCTGGATCGGCGAACCCGCCATCGCCGAGCTGCTGCACCCACTGCTCGAAGGGCGGGTCCCCCCAGCCGTGTTGCACTCCATCTCATTCGCCATCGCCTTCAGCCTGATCACCTTCCTGCACATCGTGCTCGGAGAGCTCGCGCCCAAGACCATCGCCCTGGAGCGGGCCGAGAAAACCGCCCTGGCCATCGCGCTGCCCATGGAAATCTTCTACCGCATCTTCTACTGGCCCATCCGCCTGCTCGACTGGTCCGGCACACGCACGGTGCGCCTGCTCGGCTTCACCCCCACCCCGCACCACGGCTCCGTCTACACCGAGGACGAGCTGCGCATGCTCATCGACGCCAGTTACTCCAGCGGACAGATAGAGGAGGAAAAACGCCGCCTCATCCGCCGCGCCTTCGACTTCAACACCACCGAGGCATGCGAAGCCATGATCCCGCGCTCGGAGATCGCGGCCCTGCCCGTCACCTCCACCCTGGACGAGGTCCTCGAGGCTTTCCGCATTCATGGCTACTCCCGCCTGCCCGTCTACGGCGAGGACCTGGACGATGTCGTCGGCGTGCTCTTCCGTCAGGACATGGAACCGTTCATGTCCCGCGAGCCGGGACTGGTCTTCTCCATGACCGCCCTGCTGCATCCGCCCGCTTTCGTGCCCTCGGGCAAACGCCTGGGCAGCCTCTTAAAGCAGATGCAGGCCACACGCACCCACCTGATCTTCGTCATGGACGAATACGGCGGACTCGAAGGCCTGGTCACCCTGGAAGATGTGCTGGAAGAAATCGTCGGGGAGATCAACGACGAGTACGATGAAGAAGTGCGCTCACAGATCGTACGCGACGGCGCGGCGTTCATCCTCGACGGAATGCTCGCCGTGCGCGACGCCAACCGCAAACTCGGACTCGGGTTGCCCGAGGACGAGGCCTACACCACCGTGGCCGGATTCCTCCTGGCCCAGGCCGGACGGGTCCTTGAACCGGGAGACATCGTGCCCGTCAAGGACGGCGAGTTCAAAGTCGAACGCGTCGAAAGACGCCGCATCACCCGCATCCGCTTCACCCCCGAAGCGCGCTAGACGGGATGAAAGGCATGGATTCCCGCCTGCGCGGGAATGACTTGGCAGCAGTGCGCCCAGCCACAATATTTCTCTTCCTCTCCTCGCCCTTGCTCTTCGATCCATATGCGCATATTTTATTCACATACTTCACACAGGAGAGATGCGCATGAATCTCGCATATAACACTCAGGCACCCAAGAAACCGACCAACGTCAGCATCAACAGCGATCTGCTAGCCAAGGCCAAAGCCTTGAAAATCAATGTGTCCGCGACGCTTGAAACCGCCCTGGCCGATATCGTCGCGACCCGTCAGCGTAAATTGTGGAAAGAGGAAAACCGCTCGGCCATCGAAGCATACAACCAGTTGGTCGAAGATGCCGGTGTCGCCGGTGACGGCATGCGGAGTTTTTAGATGGCGCAATTCGCGGTCTATGCAAATCCGAACCGTTCCACTCGCGCGACCTACCCGTACCTGCTGGACATCCAGTCCGATCTTCTGGACGACCTGCGCACAACTGTCGTCATCCCCCTGTCTCCGCTCCGTCTTGCCGGCAAGGCCGCCATCTCCAGGCTTTGCCCGGTGCTGGACATCGACGGCGAATCGTTCGTCGCACTCACGCAGCAACTGGCCGGTGTGGACAGAAAAACCCTCGGCAAGGTGGTCTGCGATCTTGGCCGCTATCGATCAGACATCATCGCCGCCCTGGATTTCATCGTTTCAGGCATCTGAAACCCTCGCGAAACAAAATGCGGCGACCCGGAAACCGGATCGCCGCCGCACGAAGAAAGTTGAAAATCATGGATTCCCGCCTGCGCGGGAATGACTTGGCAGCAGTGCGCCCGCCACATTATTTCCCTAGCATTTCACCCGAAAAGACGACCCGCGCAACTCGCGTTACCAGCGGGCCGGGGTGTTTCGGGGCGGGGCCGTCGACTGTCTGACTG
This window contains:
- a CDS encoding glutamate synthase-related protein gives rise to the protein MIQWPKSNDVLGTTNRGNPAESGLCTLCRSDCAGKCETWMSCLKGRHMLYPRDFGSVTAGSANTCHVGVSYNSLRIQGFSYGAQGVAAGRTTNPDDCLFTNVSLETSFGATEKTKVRMPLMTGALGSTFIAAKYWDSFAAGCALIGIPIVVGENVVGVDRASSMSGGRIEKSPELDRRIEIYNRYSDGYGTMIVQLNVEDARNGVAEYVIEKYGNKVCIELKWGQGAKNIGGEIEVTSLDYALFLKKRGYLLDPDPELPEVQDAFKAGAIKGFARHSRLGYTDLPSSDAVHQNFMETVAYLRGLGYTKISLKTGSYGMEALAMAIKYATDANLDLLTIDGSGGGTGMSPWNMMETWGVPSILLHSKAIEYGNILASQGKKVVDMSFAGGLAREDHIFKALALGAPFVKLICMGRTLMIPGFLGSNIEGALNPERKEKVAGNWDSLPKTVRDIGESPEQIFAGYESLKAKIGADEMKTVPYGAIAAWTLADKLGAGLQQLLAGARKFSVTEITRGDIVSANRETAHETGIRFITDVQDEIARKILA
- a CDS encoding CcdB family protein — protein: MAQFAVYANPNRSTRATYPYLLDIQSDLLDDLRTTVVIPLSPLRLAGKAAISRLCPVLDIDGESFVALTQQLAGVDRKTLGKVVCDLGRYRSDIIAALDFIVSGI
- a CDS encoding hemolysin family protein, with amino-acid sequence MLRSLAFLLLVVLLVLANGFFVASEFALVGVRRSRIATLADSGNRKAKLLLRLIDHLNAYISATQLGITLSSLALGWIGEPAIAELLHPLLEGRVPPAVLHSISFAIAFSLITFLHIVLGELAPKTIALERAEKTALAIALPMEIFYRIFYWPIRLLDWSGTRTVRLLGFTPTPHHGSVYTEDELRMLIDASYSSGQIEEEKRRLIRRAFDFNTTEACEAMIPRSEIAALPVTSTLDEVLEAFRIHGYSRLPVYGEDLDDVVGVLFRQDMEPFMSREPGLVFSMTALLHPPAFVPSGKRLGSLLKQMQATRTHLIFVMDEYGGLEGLVTLEDVLEEIVGEINDEYDEEVRSQIVRDGAAFILDGMLAVRDANRKLGLGLPEDEAYTTVAGFLLAQAGRVLEPGDIVPVKDGEFKVERVERRRITRIRFTPEAR
- a CDS encoding response regulator transcription factor, yielding MSTPKRILIIDDHPLYRDGLKARLGTRPDLCVVGEAGTCAEGLRLTQTLAPDLAVIDISLPDGSGIELTRELRASQPDLPVLIVSMHAKLDFIAAAFQAGASGYMSKESGGEGILQAIGTVLSGGQYLDGSLSPSVLRRLSDISGRKAKTLDASYGSLSLREQQVMRLLAEGLTPEEIAAKLFVSRKTILNHRYAIMTKLGIKSPVAFVRHAARLGLIEIDD
- a CDS encoding type II toxin-antitoxin system CcdA family antitoxin, producing the protein MNLAYNTQAPKKPTNVSINSDLLAKAKALKINVSATLETALADIVATRQRKLWKEENRSAIEAYNQLVEDAGVAGDGMRSF
- a CDS encoding sensor histidine kinase, whose protein sequence is MTIHPDSTDSFPASSEEWRMFVAQSRKTQHDLLERIKELNCLYGISRLAQNREQPLGELLTGIADLIRASWQYPDIACASIRLGDTRHNSGNFVRTRWCQSSPVIIEAEECGAVEVCYLEERPDSDEGPFLREERSLIDAVADQVGRIVAQRRAEEQMRALSQELIMAQENERQRIARELHDHLAQDLSLARADLERIGGSLPEGGPWRAQTGVIAERIGTAIRSIRDLAYGLLPPGLTELGLVETVLAHCEDFSLRHGIAVDVFADGLGGVAFDFDTQINIYRLIQEALNNVRKHAKASRVTIRLLGSYPNLLVRIEDDGCGADMDRCLSQAGRTKRMGLWSMRERVKLLGGKISFRSKPGQGLHIRIETPLNRSSNEHA